In the genome of Dethiobacter alkaliphilus AHT 1, the window ACACCACGGTTATGCGCACAAGCGTCTGACGGAGTTAAATGAAGAGGAACTAAGCAAGGAATTTGCTCTGATGGAAGAGGCGCTGCAGGAAGAATTAAATGTCCAGACACAGCTGTTCCGTCCTCCGTACGGCGAGATTAATCAGGAGGTCTACGACTACATTTCCGACCGGGGATACACTACGGTGCTCTGGAGCGTGGACCCCCATGACTGGCTTGACCCCGGCGTGGATAAGATTATTACCCGGGTTATTAAACGGGTTCATAACGGTGCCATAATTCTTTTTCACACCAATGCCACCCAGGCGGTAGATGCACTTCCGGTAATAATCCAGAGCCTGAAGATGCAGGAATATGAGATTCTCCCGGTTACCCAACTGTTGGAGAAGGAAAAATGAGGTGAAAAAGATGCGCTACCGTTATTTTAACGTCCTAAACGGCAGGCAGTTAATAGTCATTATAATTTTGTTGGGGATGCTGCTTTTGGTTTTCCAGGGATACCGCCGGATAAACCATTACCCAAAAAACATTCGGCAGAACGTATTTTTTGCCGGCAGTAACCTGGGGGGGCTTACACCACAGGAAGCAGAAACGGTGATTAACCGGTTGGCTGAAGAAAAGGCCATCCCTCCCGTTGAGGCGGTGCTTGATCCGGAAACAAACGGCGTCATCCCGGAGTTAAGCGGCCTGGAAGTGGATGTGGCTGCTACTTTGCAGCAGATTGTGGAAGCAGAAGAGAATTCAAAAGTGCAGCCGGTGTACAGGGAGATTCCCGCAGCGGTTACTTTGGCTGACTTTCCGGAAAGGCCGCTGTATCAGGGAAATCCCGCAAAACCTCAGGTGGCCTTCCTGGTAAATGTGGCCTGGGGTAATGAATATTTGCAGGAAATGCTGGATGTGTTGGAACAGGAAAAAGCACAGGCCACTTTCTTCTTGGTGGGGCGCTGGGCCCGGGCCAATGAGGAGGAGGCTAAAAGTATTGTGGACGC includes:
- a CDS encoding polysaccharide deacetylase family protein yields the protein MKATGRRCEMIRDKRIKKRKQRVLLAVVAVLIVLSFVLHRQITQGVFSPTISGAYYHVATDEKAVSLTFDAVWQPGELPRILDILDRYEVQATFFLPGTWLRNNADLAREILLRGHEIGHHGYAHKRLTELNEEELSKEFALMEEALQEELNVQTQLFRPPYGEINQEVYDYISDRGYTTVLWSVDPHDWLDPGVDKIITRVIKRVHNGAIILFHTNATQAVDALPVIIQSLKMQEYEILPVTQLLEKEK
- a CDS encoding polysaccharide deacetylase family protein, with protein sequence MRYRYFNVLNGRQLIVIIILLGMLLLVFQGYRRINHYPKNIRQNVFFAGSNLGGLTPQEAETVINRLAEEKAIPPVEAVLDPETNGVIPELSGLEVDVAATLQQIVEAEENSKVQPVYREIPAAVTLADFPERPLYQGNPAKPQVAFLVNVAWGNEYLQEMLDVLEQEKAQATFFLVGRWARANEEEAKSIVDAGFAVANHGYSDAISMANATYDQAKEDIKAANDAIEELTGKRPAYFSPHKGELNANVLKAAAEENCRLILWTVDTVDWMLPGVDVMVDKILSKSQNGSLILMHPTEQTADFLREVIPQLRSRGLEPVTLAELLSPSRPEKDVAEP